The Effusibacillus pohliae DSM 22757 DNA window AAATGGAAAAGAAAGGATGATAATAATGAAAAACGACTACAACACCCTGGTCTATTCGGTAGAGGAGCGCGTGGCTACAATCGTATTAAATAGACCCGAACGGCTTAATGCCTTGACTTTTGAACTCCTGGATGAACTCCATCATGCTGTCAAGACGGCTGAAGCTGATCCCAACGTTCACGTTTTGGTCTTAAAGGGTAACGGCGCCGCCTTCTGTGCCGGATATGATCTGGATATCTCGACCGTGGAGGAATCCCAACGCGATGAAAAGGGACATAACATTTGGGATCCGATCGCGGACTATGTTATGATTAACCGTTGTACGGATTCAATGATGAGCCTGTTCCGCTGTCGTAAACCAGTCATTGCGCAGGTGCATGGCTGGGCAGTTGGCGGCGGAGCCGATATGGTCCTATGTGCAGATCTAATCATCGCTTCGGAGGATGCAAAATTTG harbors:
- a CDS encoding crotonase/enoyl-CoA hydratase family protein; the protein is MKNDYNTLVYSVEERVATIVLNRPERLNALTFELLDELHHAVKTAEADPNVHVLVLKGNGAAFCAGYDLDISTVEESQRDEKGHNIWDPIADYVMINRCTDSMMSLFRCRKPVIAQVHGWAVGGGADMVLCADLIIASEDAKFGYPPARVWGSPTTAMWALRLGMERAKRFLFTGDSIDAPSAAQMGMILECVPREKLDETVERLVFRIAMLPLNQLIMMKLFINQMYQGTGILDNTQVIGTLLDGIARHTPEGIAWRESAIQFGIKHALKERDGRFGDYTQRKKQ